From one Luteolibacter flavescens genomic stretch:
- a CDS encoding IS630 family transposase → MREGFEPSRLVFLDESAAKTNMTRLRGRSPRGKRLHAAAPCGRWKTTTMIGAVRQDGSTTCMTVEGAVNAEIFRTYIRDILLPELRPGDILVMDNLGSHKDKEALGLLESAGVKVRFLPAYSPDYNPIELMWSKVKALLRKAEARTPAELLVAIGDALSRVTKKDATHWFSHCGYGFI, encoded by the coding sequence ATCCGGGAAGGATTCGAACCCTCGCGCCTCGTCTTCCTCGACGAATCGGCGGCGAAAACAAACATGACCCGCCTGCGCGGACGCTCGCCGCGCGGCAAGCGCCTGCATGCCGCCGCTCCCTGCGGCCGGTGGAAGACCACCACCATGATCGGCGCGGTGCGCCAGGACGGCAGCACCACCTGCATGACGGTGGAGGGCGCGGTCAACGCGGAGATCTTCCGGACCTACATCCGCGACATCCTGCTGCCGGAGCTTCGCCCCGGTGACATCCTGGTGATGGACAACCTCGGCTCCCACAAGGACAAGGAAGCGCTCGGACTGTTGGAGTCCGCCGGGGTGAAGGTGCGGTTTTTGCCCGCCTACTCGCCGGATTACAATCCGATCGAGCTGATGTGGAGCAAGGTGAAGGCGCTGCTGCGCAAGGCGGAAGCCCGGACACCCGCCGAGTTGCTGGTGGCCATCGGCGATGCGCTATCGCGGGTGACGAAGAAGGACGCCACGCACTGGTTCTCACACTGCGGTTATGGCTTTATTTAA
- a CDS encoding helix-turn-helix domain-containing protein, which yields MPTISLDLRQRIISACDRGGATRAQIAERFEVSLGMVKKLLAQRQHLGTIEPLHHRSGRKPVILASHRREMREILSKTPDLTLEEIKAHLGLSCTIQAIHLVLADMGLTYKKRSSGPPSNHAPMSPVPAGTGARSGKDSNPRASSSSTNRRRKQT from the coding sequence ATGCCCACGATCTCACTCGATCTGCGCCAGCGCATCATCAGCGCCTGCGACCGCGGTGGCGCCACACGCGCCCAGATCGCCGAGCGCTTCGAGGTGTCCCTTGGCATGGTCAAGAAGCTCCTCGCCCAGCGCCAACACCTCGGGACCATCGAACCGCTCCACCACCGCAGCGGTCGCAAGCCCGTCATCCTCGCTTCCCATCGCCGCGAGATGCGTGAGATCCTCAGCAAGACCCCGGACCTCACCCTGGAAGAGATCAAGGCGCACCTTGGGCTTTCCTGCACCATCCAGGCGATCCATCTCGTCCTCGCCGACATGGGCCTCACATATAAAAAAAGAAGCTCCGGGCCGCCGAGCAATCACGCCCCGATGTCGCCCGTGCCCGCAGGAACTGGCGCAAGATCCGGGAAGGATTCGAACCCTCGCGCCTCGTCTTCCTCGACGAATCGGCGGCGAAAACAAACATGA